Genomic DNA from Paramisgurnus dabryanus chromosome 11, PD_genome_1.1, whole genome shotgun sequence:
GACATGCTGAGGTCATGTTGATTGTTATTTTTGTGAAGTATGTGAATTCATCATGGGCCTGGGAACATTGCCACCTGATCCACAGTCGCTTCACTACCTTCATTTGGACTGGATAGTCAAAACATGCAGGATTGATGAGTGAACTCCAATGGTAAACCACACATGTTTTGAGAATTGACCAAATTTACAGAGCCAAACTGTTGCAATCTATTTGCTAAGGTGTTTCTAGTAGTCGCTTGCATGCTTGGGCATTGCCGCTGAGGTTTCTCTCTGGGGGTCACATAAAAGGCTTTTGTTCTGACGATTACCTCAAGCTCATTTGTTTTTGACAGTTTGTCCCGTTACTAAGAGAACGCAAGGTTGCAAAGGCCATGTGCACAAGTGTCTTGCTAAATTTAGCAGTTGTGGGTAGAGGGTGAAAATAGTGACCGGTCTCTTTAAATCACCTTTACACGAAAGTGTCTTAAAAGTTGAAATTGCGGTCGTTTTGCTGTGATGCTTAACATGATTTGCGGTGCCAACACAAAGAGGGATTTAGGGCAAGTACCCAAAAGAGAAAAGCCGATTGAATACTGAACTAATCTAGAAAGATTTCAATATCAGATAAACTGTTTTGACCCTGCTGGCGAAGCACATGCTCCAACTCTACAGTCTACTATTACACCTCAAGGGCAGACTTGTTTAGGACCAAGCGTAACAATTTCAGTTCAGTCGACGTTTTATGCAACACTAAATATCTGGGTTAagtttaaagtttaatttatttgataCACTAAATAAAACTTAGAAATGTAATTTATCTTGCACCATTTATAGGTAGACTTGGACCATGTTAAGTTTACAAAAGGCCAGCTTTTCTTGCCTTCATGAAAGCAAGCCATTAAACCAAACGcaaaatattaatacatttagaaatgcatgtttaatttttcaattaaaCCTTTACATGTTCTCAGACATTTGGACCCAAGTGTATACTATTAATGGCCACAACCTAACCCTAATTTTTCTATTTGGTTGCTACACTTTAAAGATGTTCATAGTGtcaaacaatataaataatacatGTAAATGGTGAGTTTTGGACATGGGTTTACCATAGGGGGCCACTCATCTCAGAATCATAATAGTGATTTATGAATCACCACATCTGCATGCAACAGCAGAACAAAGCCCTCTCTCCCCATGCAAAGATTAGTCATGCTTTCCGTCCACATGCTGATCTCACCTTGAGGGAGTAATGGGCGTGAGGTCTTTGCCCATTGTTTGAATGACACGTCGACCCCAAACCCACAGTCCAGCGCAGATTCCTATGCCACCGTACAACAGCAGCCAGACAGGTGTGGCTGCTTCCTGCATCACTCCACCCTGAGAGTAGATCATCCACAGGGCCACCAAAGGACCAATGGCATTACTGCAAAACAGACAAATGCATTACAATCATTCACAGACGTAACTACAGAGACTACTGAACATGAAAGCTCTCTTATTATTTACCAATCATTTGCTTCAGAAAACATTTATTAACCCACTAGTTAAAATCAATCAGATCctgaactttatctctctttaTAACTCTTTAAAAGGGgaaatttcacaagacttttttaagatgtaaaataaatctttggtgtccacagaatacttatgtgaagttttagcttaaaataccatatagataatttattatagcatgtaaaaattgccactttgtaggtgtgagcaaaaatttggtgtttttgggtgtctttttaaaggcatGTTGACTCCCATGTAAGgtacagtccttccagaaaaacttggagtttttttgtgatttttgctGTCAAAAATTCTTGATCTTGCAGCACGTTTTCTTGAAAAATGCGATAGAAGATGCgagatatttatgcaattttatgcaatgaaaaactgtttgcagcttttcaatgatcttTACGTCACATAATTATGTCACTTTATAACATTCCCATgtcaacaggggacatggctgcgcttgtgtgaagtaaatgcaacatttttttactttctgctaagatatatgtgatttttgctacaaaaatgcggggattatgaaatcatgcaagccccgcatattttgcacaTGGTAATCTGCAGTTTATGCTGCAAAAGTGCGccgcgtatttgaaaaaatgtgtCCCCCGCATAAATAGGctgactttggctgattatgcgttcaATCATGCGATCGCAAAATCACGGTTTTCTGGAGGGACGGAAGATAAcataatgtattttaaaggtccactgtgtagatttgaACGGGTTTCTAGTGGCGaaactgtgaattgcaaccaatggctcagtccccTCCATTTCGAAACACATAGTGAACCTATGGTTGCCGCCACaggaaaaaaatgtcattgtcTCAGACAAAGTAGTGACAAAACAATATCACAGTTTGTCCCTtcagggctactgtagaaacatggcggcgcaaaatggtgacttcaatgtaaggggacccgcggtgtatgtagattaaaaaaagctcattctaaggtaataaaaacaatacagttcattatgtaaggttttaATACACCACTGAATATAcagaatgtattttatattgcatttctgtcaagagatccttctaaaagttacacattgcacctttaatacaAAATGATTTGCTTGTGTTTAAAGACTTCTGTGATGGTACAAGGGTGAAAGCCACTGCTCAGATAAATAATCACAATTACGGATTTATGTCTTAATACTTTATAGTAACAGTACAAATGGAAATATTCTCAATTAAATGTCCCCCATACATATAATTTTAGAACAATTTTATCCATTTAGACATAAGCAATTGCAGCCAAAAGGCTTTAATAGTGTGCTAAATCATGAGCCGAGAAGTGACGTAGATCTGTGGCACAGAACAGAAATGAAGGCTTGTTCTCAAAAGATATTAATGCTGTGGAATGCAAGTGAAATTCTTCAACCATCCCGCAAAGACATTTAGGGTTTTATTCTAAACTAGCTAATCATAAAACTTTTTTTCCAAAGGCATACTGTCTACAAGCGTGGCAAACAGACTCTAATTCTATTACTTTTGAAAAAAGAGAAGAATCAGTTTGATGGTGCTCTCTTGGCTTGAGCTTCCATTGGCTTTTATCATCTGAGCAAATTAAATACTCCATCCCTATGTCAATATTTGGTCAATATTTTGTGAAGTGGCATACCTGACATCATTCCCACCATGCGCAAACGATCCGAAACACGCTGTGAGGATCTGCAGGAAGTGAAAGAGCAGGAAGACCTGAGGCTTGTCCTTCTCATCCTTATCCTCATCAACGCAATCCTCCAGTGGCATATCAGCAGGCACCCGGGGCTCCCTTTTTTCCGCTGCCAAATTGACATCCACATCGCCCTCCTCAGCTTCAATCTCAGCCTCCGCAACTGCGTTACAGTAGCTGGAGTAGCTGTCATAACGCAGGCGCTTCTTCGAATAGAACACAGTGTCGCCCACCAGCTTCTCGCTGTCCTCTGGTGGAGGGGCGTTGGACTCCGACCGCAACAGGGGCTGCACTGGCATGCCACAGATGGCGGCCGTGTAGCACGTGTAGCTGTTGTTGCGACGGAGGTGACGGTAGCTGTTGTCGGTACGCGAACTGCTGCGTTCGTCCTCTAGGCGGCCCAAGTGGATCTTGTGTAGGAGGTCTTTGTAGAGACCAGAGTCTTTGTGGACAGTGTGGTAGACCTGACCATCACTGCGCATGTGACCGTCGAAGGTGAAACTCCCATTGGCCATGGGCGACTTGAGGCAGCCGTTGGTCATGGAGTTAGTCCGACCTagaaaatttggtttaaagtaataaatgaaatatacttaaaatgacAAGACACCAACTTGAAGTTTAATTTTCAGAACTGCAACAAAGTTAACCATCAAAAAGATAAACGTGTTTAACTTACCATACACCCTGCCGTTGGGCAGAACAGTTCCTCCATTAGCAAGGCTGTTGAGCTCCCCTGTCGACTCTTCTGTCAGGGACAGAACAGCATCGTTGCTGCTTTTGGCACCTGGAAGCTCTTTAAAAACAGGAgcttcctcttcttcctctggGATTTTATCTAAACTCTCATCAGAGATGCGAGACAGTGCAtgctctttcttcagctgaccTGTTTGGGCAAATAAGCAGAACGATATTGAAAAATCATGGATGACATATTACAGATATCAGCGTTCACCGCAAAGGTCACTGGTTCCATCCCAGGGTACATATACAcattgataaaatgtatagttttaatgcactgcaagtcactttggataaaggcatctgccagatgcataaaatgttaaaaatgtgaaaCGATTTACATTATTACCAACAGAAAATGAAGCACATATCATCATTAACAGAAACCGTGATGTCTCACAAATCTTGCTATTACTATGAAATAAGCACTTAATctgaaaacaaattaaataaaaggcTGCAGCACGGTTGTGCATAAAACTAAAAGTGTGATGATTTGTGAATGTAAATCAGCTTGTAAATTAATTTCATTGAGACATTTCCACTAAATCAAAACACCTGTCTAACTTGCACGCTGTGTACCCTTGTACTGATAACTACATGGTCTGTGTGACTAGTTTCAACACTGTGATGTTCTCAAATAAACAGCTatagtttatttgtttttcattgctctcaATGTGGGCCCGAAAACCAGAGccggtaaaaaatggtctttacGTCACAGAACACCCCAGCGGAGCAAGCAGATGTTAGGCAAATCCTTTCTCTCCTGTGCTAGTGCTGATACCTCATACAGAGTCAAAGCTAGATTAGAAATACCAGCTGACTTAATAGCCAGATGTCACGGTGACCAAAATCACACAATCTTTGCACATTCAGGTGAATAGGAAAATGATAACAATAGATTTCTAACTGTGcagaatattaaagaaaaagaaaCTTGAGgacaaatagtaaaaaaaaacacacaaacatcaagCCATGAGTCCGCAGGAGGTAACGGGACAGTACGTACTTGCTATTTTTCTTTTCAACCAGGGGCAAACAAAAATCCAGACCAGACCGGCACATACCAGCGCTCCAGCCAACGTAATGAGGGCAATAGCCCAGACGGGGAGCATCGACAAGCCCAGTACTGcacaacacaaaaaaaaacaaataaaggaGTGTGTGAGACAGTCAAAGACAGAAGCACACTTTTAAATAAGAGTTAAAAGAAATCATGTGGATTTATCTTGAAAAGAAATGTTATTTGATGTGGAAACCCATTTCAAAAACAATGTTCTGGATTTGGCCTGCTTATACTGGGATTCAATGCCACTTATTCAATGACAACAAACAAACTCAGATCAAAGATTTCACTTTACGATAGAAGTAGCTTACAAGGAGCTCCAGTGTACATAATTGAGAAGGTGTTGATTCCAATGGTGGAGGCATAGAAGAGGGGCAAAGCACGGAGACCATTGGGAACAGGGTCTTCCTGTAACAGAAAGAGGCATAAACAATGAGTTTTTAACGTGTTGATGGCACCCatcgacttccatagtatttgttcttcctactatggaagtcaataggtaatgtcaactgtgtgcttaccatcatttgtaaaaatatgtTCTCAGACATAAATAATCTCAGACATGAGGGCGAGTAAATAAgacaatattttcatttttgggtgaactatcccttcaaaCAGTTAAGTTTATACAGCAGAAATACCTACACCAGAGAGACGTCTGATAGGTTTACTGTAAAACAGTCACAGTACCATCACAGATGCTGTATTAAAGCCATTCAAATAGCCTCTGGCATGGTTATGTCTAAATAACTTAATGCGTGTTAAAAGGTAAATATAATGAAAACGTGAGATCCTAAATGCACTGGTGATGGACTGCTCCATATAACATTATAGACCGGCTAAAGGCCTCTAATGCACTTTTAATAGGTTTATATTGGGGTCTGAGGCATAGAGCAAAGCATTTAGACCGGTCTGAACACTTTGATCTTTCTTTTCTGTCTTAAGTCAAAAtcagttaaaaaaattaaatgattagtaattttttattttatgaaagtgATGTAAGACCAATGGCTTTAAAACTCACCTTGTAAAGAATTAAATATCTGATGACGAAGAAGAGCAAGCCAGACATAATTCCAGACAGCAGAGGGGAGATGAACCACGATGCAACTACATGAAATAAACAGCAATTACCAAATCAATAGGGTGCCAACGTAATGACGCATTTCTGTAGCTAGAGGGAAAAGGGCCAATCGGTGACATTAAACAAATGATATACCTCGGTTGCAAGACCATTtacaaaaattagataatgactTTCCATTGTGACAGCATATAATCTTACACAATTACAAAACACACAAGGCATAAAAAGCTATGAACAAGAACATTAATCAAACCACTAAAAAACAGCCAATACAAGGTTGAGCCTAAAATTAAGCATTTAAACTTGCCTGGGAAGACTTCATGTTCTCCGGTGTGCATGAAATCTCATAAATTATGATAATAAATAGTGAAACAGACTTTACCGATTTTAATCAGCTGCATCCACTGCACTCCCTTAGTGCCAATAGCAACCATTGAGAAGCCAATAGTagatcccacaatgcaatgagTTCCAGAAATGGGCAACCTTAAAAAAGAGGCAATGAGCTGCCAAACCGCAGACCCTGAAAGAAAAAATCAGTATGAGTGGGAAGTGGAGCAAAAAACAACCATATGTTTTCTTTCCTTTTGTCCTCATTATATTCTCTAGTctaaatgttaatcaaacagtaTAACACTGTAGATCCCATCTGCATTTATGTAAGAGTCACAATGATAAGCTAAACgctgtgtttttaataaatgaagTTAACTAATTTGGGTAGATTtgttatgcatttttttttttttaaatagtatgCTGTACTTTTTGGACATCTCGCATTGTTTTTGGAAACAACATacttttaagaaatgtttaatcAGGGATTTGTTAAGACATCTactttcataaaaaacaaaTCCTGATAACTTACCCCATGCATCTAAAATGTCAATGTCttactttgttcagtcgagaattttaaatgttctttttttaaaacattccaGGTTTACAGTTTCCAAgtatgcagtttaaaattgcagtttcaacaaagcttcaaagggctttaaacgatcccaaacgaggcataaaggtttttatctagcaaaacgattgtaattttcggcaagaaaaaaaaatgcactaaaccacaacttctcgtcttgcattAGCCATGTGAAGCCCCATTGCGACACATTACATATTTGGTAAGCACGTCAAAAGGTCACCCATGAcgtactaattaatgtctttgtatcagtttattgtttaaaatggtccgcaagtgtgcTTTTCATATATGTACGTTTCACATTCTTACGCAATACGTAGGGTCGCGCTGGTATGCCACACGGCTAATGcaagacgaaaagttgtggatTAAAAGTGCTTATTTTTATTGATGAAAATACTGATCGTttggctagataagacccttatgtcttTTTTGGGATCATTGGGGGGAATTGGACTGTTGAGGtccaaaaaagttaattaaattaagaaaaaacctGGAAAGTTTTCCTCaagtaatttcttctcgactaaacaaaaaAGACATACACTTTGGATGACATagaggtgagtaaattatcaggattttcttttttatgaaaattgaatattcctttaactagcCATCCAAAGCCACACCTAGTAGCACCCCCTTTAAAGTAATTTTGCACATCCGAATCCTGAAGGAGTTCACTTTGTGATAATGTCGACCAGACGATATTTAGACATATCCTATAACatatccattttttttttttgaaggttATGTAAacgataaaaaaaattttaatacaatttgagtttaatgaaacctttttttGGTTTTTGACTGACATGACCATtgattaattttacattttttgctgTCATTAATCATTAGAATTCATATTCAGTAAGGTTTTGTCTAATcatttaaaggagcatttcacccgtagaaacattaatctttattgaaagtgcttCATATTTGtggtcgaaatgtaacatacatttagaatttggtgcctatttgatcGAGAAAAgaggtgtttgtagtctcactccctcaacaaagataatagcacttccttctttcaatgatgcaaaatgatgctttttacatcattgaaagaaggaagtgcaacactgaaatctgtatttctcctgtctcagtggcgactgagaaaatgatgcacaaccattcaaaaacatgactggggttctaactatacaaatattaatgcaaatgggtgaagtttccctttaacttctcagtaacactttacaataaggttttatTAGTAAACATAAGTAAATGCTTACTAACATAAACAGACAAAGGACAATAAAGCTTTTAGCATGTATTAGTGTtgttaatattagttaatgtcaatacagttattcatgttaattcaaggtgcattatttcatgttaacagttacaatgcttgattttataaatgtattagtaaataatgaaattaacatgaaataagattaataaatgctgtagaagtattgttattcattgttcatgttagctaacaTATTGAcaaattgttaacaaatacaaccttattgcaAAGTGTTACCAACTTCTCTTCTACATTATAACTTTACATCCTAACAGTGACTAAAGCCTGAATTCAGAAGGTTTAACCTTACACTCATTACAACTTGCTCCATAGCCAACATGATTTCCAGAATCTGGCCACCTCACAGTGGATAAACAAATCCTTTGGAAAGCTTCACCATCATtaatctttaaaatgatatgttGAGGTTTCTCCTTAAATGATTCATTACTCACCGACCATGGCGCTGACCTCTCCCGCCATCAGAACTGGCGCAGTGTCATTGTACAAACTGACATCTATAATTCCCTTCCGTATGGTTTCCCCGACCTTGGCACCGAGGAGAATGGAGCCCAGCGTCTCAAATATGGAAGCCAGGATGCAGGCCTGACGCAACGTAACCACCCCTGACCCGACCGCCGTGCCAAACGAGTTCGCGACGTCATTGGCCCCCACCGAAAAGGCCAGGATGAAAGCGATAATGAAACCAATCACGACCATCCACAGGTACCCTTCCATCTCCAAATCCATTTTGGCTTTTTTTGTCCGAAGCTTCCAAAAGAATCCCAAGCAAACAACTACAAAGAACTGGATTAAGGAGCAACTTTCCTTTTCACGCTTTTCTTTCGACTTCCCCAGGTATAAAGAGTTATTGGGGGAGAGGCGCACTGCTAACTAAGCCGTTTAACCTCAGTTTGTGGAGTGCTGAGCAGTGTAGGCAGGAGAGAGCATTCCATTGTTTAGCCCTCTTAGTGTCCTGTCCAGCGAGAAGCCTTCAGCTGTCTAAACAAGAGAGAGAAGGGAATGATTACACAGCATAcgcattttattttatacattacATAATGCAGCCAAAAAGACAGACAGGTGGTGGTGAGAggacacttaaaatataaaatttaattgaaagaTAAAACTATTGATAAGAACAATAACtctaaaataactttaaaaaagacaaacagCATTACATAAACCACAACACGGACACAGACCACCCTACGACTGCAAAAGCAGCATGTACAGGTGTGAAAAGGACACAATGTGACTAACAGAGTGTTCATCCACAGCAGATTGTAGCAGTGCGGTCAGCATCGGAAAACAATCGTTCCTGCTTCACACCTCCTCTCGGCTTCTTGGCTGCGTTTCAGGTTCGAGTCTCCCACCGAGCCGCGCTCTAGCTTCACTGTGAAACACTGCAGAGCCGCAGTATTAAATACCTTCCTGCTTTGCCCAGTCTAAGATTCTTACTGGGTCAAATTCACTGAAAATCAGTCTGTAAATGGGCCACTACATGCTTTGTGAAATCTGATAACAGTGCTGTTTATCAGAATGACTGATCTCGTACCGCAGGGAGGACAGTGTGGTATTTAGAGCATCAGTTGAATGCTGAGAACCGCATGGATTTAAATCAATTATGGACTGAAGTAGGCACTAGATAAAGTATATACATCCAACCTCCAAAGCGTTGTCAAAAGCATCAACCGCAAAACTATGTCTCCACAGAATACAGTAGCATAAGGTATAAGTACATTCGGAGGGGAGAAACTGCACATTCCTCAACTTCACTAACCCTTTTGTTTTAAGGgaattaaatgtaaacaacCAGACTAATACATTCTCCGGGTATTTACTGACTTTGTGCAGGTGTCATGTGAGCAACAACACTTCATGTATCAACATCACATGGTTGTTGACTTTGTCACAAAAAATTAATGGTACTGTAAGACTTAGTCAGCTAAAGGTGTGTCAACAAAGAAAAGTGAGAAATGTCACAGAAAGGTGTAAATTAGTTTATTCTATTAGAAACTCTTTTAGATTATTATGTACTAACAGCATAAACACTGTGGCCTTGTGATGTTATCAAGATCATTGGATGAACCAGTGGCATACGTTGTGGGGCAGGATTGACTGTGTAACCAATAGCAAAGAGGTTGGAAACCTGTTTGACAACAATATATTAGAGCACAAAAGAGATCTCACAGTAGCATCACAGAGATGTAGTGTTCTTGACATATAAACGTATCATGCATACTAAACAGCAGTCGTTCCAaacctttttcacttcaaggccGCATCgttgcccacaacaatatttaaatgcaccccaatttttttccccaaataACATTAACTGGAGCTTGGAATGACTAGTAGATGTATATTCGCTGCTAAAATGCCCCAAaagcttattttaatgcttgttttgtccaattttttttataattttaaggcATCTTGAGGTCCCCCTGTAGGCCCCGGCCccctggttgggaaacactgtttTATAATGATCATGTTcttatcagggttcccacaccttagttaactttaaattcaaggacctttcaaggactttccaggtccaataccatCAATTTCaaagactaaatgtggggacacatttcaagtgagagcaaggttacattagcccttttcacacagaaattccgtaaaatacacggGATATGCATCCTGGAATTTTCCGGAatagttagattttttttcattcacactgccaagtttACCCGGCATGTGacggtcccggaaagacacgcgacctattgaaagtcccgccctctcttctacgcagcatctgaagtttgcatattatttattatttctctctccagaaacaactcgcgtgcatttttgtttatgataagactacaaaggagcgcgtgaacgcacagttctatgctggtgaatgatctcagcttcagagtggatatttgacaagctccctgatttctgctttgatacagttttcagacatttcttatcgtgattgtttatatgcatttaaaacccgcattttgaggagctgaacgatatatcttgttgggatgacgtgcgggtattttcgtttattatagctcaaatgagcacgtgacgcgatattcttttatgctgctgaatgatctccgtttcaacgcagtaagtaacgagctaacttacctgatatctgcttcagtcca
This window encodes:
- the slc20a2 gene encoding sodium-dependent phosphate transporter 2 isoform X2 — protein: MDLEMEGYLWMVVIGFIIAFILAFSVGANDVANSFGTAVGSGVVTLRQACILASIFETLGSILLGAKVGETIRKGIIDVSLYNDTAPVLMAGEVSAMVGSAVWQLIASFLRLPISGTHCIVGSTIGFSMVAIGTKGVQWMQLIKIVASWFISPLLSGIMSGLLFFVIRYLILYKEDPVPNGLRALPLFYASTIGINTFSIMYTGAPLLGLSMLPVWAIALITLAGALVCAGLVWIFVCPWLKRKIASQLKKEHALSRISDESLDKIPEEEEEAPVFKELPGAKSSNDAVLSLTEESTGELNSLANGGTVLPNGRVYGRTNSMTNGCLKSPMANGSFTFDGHMRSDGQVYHTVHKDSGLYKDLLHKIHLGRLEDERSSSRTDNSYRHLRRNNSYTCYTAAICGMPVQPLLRSESNAPPPEDSEKLVGDTVFYSKKRLRYDSYSSYCNAVAEAEIEAEEGDVDVNLAAEKREPRVPADMPLEDCVDEDKDEKDKPQVFLLFHFLQILTACFGSFAHGGNDVSNAIGPLVALWMIYSQGGVMQEAATPVWLLLYGGIGICAGLWVWGRRVIQTMGKDLTPITPSSGFCIEVMSALSVLIASNLGIPISSTHCKVGSVVAVGWIRSKKAVDWRLFRNIFLAWFVTVPVAGLFSAAVMALFVYGILPYV
- the slc20a2 gene encoding sodium-dependent phosphate transporter 2 isoform X1, yielding MDLEMEGYLWMVVIGFIIAFILAFSVGANDVANSFGTAVGSGVVTLRQACILASIFETLGSILLGAKVGETIRKGIIDVSLYNDTAPVLMAGEVSAMVGSAVWQLIASFLRLPISGTHCIVGSTIGFSMVAIGTKGVQWMQLIKIVASWFISPLLSGIMSGLLFFVIRYLILYKEDPVPNGLRALPLFYASTIGINTFSIMYTGAPLLGLSMLPVWAIALITLAGALVCAGLVWIFVCPWLKRKIASQLKKEHALSRISDESLDKIPEEEEEAPVFKELPGAKSSNDAVLSLTEESTGELNSLANGGTVLPNGRVYGRTNSMTNGCLKSPMANGSFTFDGHMRSDGQVYHTVHKDSGLYKDLLHKIHLGRLEDERSSSRTDNSYRHLRRNNSYTCYTAAICGMPVQPLLRSESNAPPPEDSEKLVGDTVFYSKKRLRYDSYSSYCNAVAEAEIEAEEGDVDVNLAAEKREPRVPADMPLEDCVDEDKDEKDKPQVFLLFHFLQILTACFGSFAHGGNDVSNAIGPLVALWMIYSQGGVMQEAATPVWLLLYGGIGICAGLWVWGRRVIQTMGKDLTPITPSSGFTIELASALTVVLASNIGLPISTTHCKVGSVVAVGWIRSKKAVDWRLFRNIFLAWFVTVPVAGLFSAAVMALFVYGILPYV